In the genome of Actinomycetota bacterium, the window CCTCGTAGAACGTGTAGCGGGACGGCGCATCCATGCCCAGGTAGGACTCGTCGAAGATGGTCACCGGGCACCGGCTGGCCAGGCCGAGGATCACGCCCAGAGCCGATCGCTGACCCTGCGACATCTTGCCGATGTGCGCCTTGGGGTCGAGCTCGAAGCGGTCGACCAGCTTGGTGGCGTAGCCGGCGTCCCACTCGGGGCGGTGGTCGGCAGCCAGCGCCAGGGCGTCGGAAACCTTGTCCGAGGGCCAGTCCCCGGCGATGGTGTCGCCCGAGCCGCGGATGAAGCAGATCTTCCGCGCGGCCCGGGCGTTCTCCCAGACCTGCTCGCCGTCGACCAGCGCCACCCCCGAGGTGGCCTTGCGGAAGGCGGAGACCACCGAGAGCAGGCTGGTCTTGCCCGAGCCGTTCCGGCCCAGCAGACCGTGGATCTTGCCGGCCTCCAGGGTGAAAGTCAGGCCGTCGACCGCAGTCACCGGTCCGTACCTCAGCGTCAGATCCCGAACCTCGATGCTTGCGCTCAACGGTTTTTCTCCTTCGGTTTGCCGGGGCTGCCGTTCTCCCGGGCAGCCAGCTCTGAAATGCGTGCGATGACGTCGGAAATGGGGATGCCGATGTTGCGGGCCTCGGTCACCACGGGGTCCACCACATCGGCGAAGAAACGCTTCCGGTATTCGGCCTGGAGCCTCTCTCGGGCGTCGGCGCTGACGAACATGCCCACGCCGCGCCGCTTGTAGATGACCTTTTCGTCGACCAGCTGCTGGAACGCCTTGGCGGCGGTCGCCGGGTTGATCCGGTAGAACTCGGCGTACTGGGTGGTCGACATGACCTGGTCGTCCGGCTTGAGGGCGCCCGTGAGGACCTCGGTCCGAATCTGGTCGGCAATCTGCCGGTAGATGGGGCTCCGGTCGTCGAACATCACGCCCAGCGGTTCTTCGGTTCATTACTCATGTAATGAACTATAGAGGCTTGCTGCCAAGCGGTCAAGAGGGCTCTATTCACAGGCTGGGCGTGACTGTATAGTCCTCCCAGCGATTTTCCCTGGGTTCCGGCGAGGGCCGGCGCACGGGAGATCTGAAGCTTCGGGTGCCCCGGCGGGGAAGGCCTCCGAGGGGGCCTGAATGCTCATACGAACTGGGCCGGTTGCGCACAGGCGCCGGTGGCGGACCATCGTCTCG includes:
- a CDS encoding ABC transporter ATP-binding protein, translating into MSASIEVRDLTLRYGPVTAVDGLTFTLEAGKIHGLLGRNGSGKTSLLSVVSAFRKATSGVALVDGEQVWENARAARKICFIRGSGDTIAGDWPSDKVSDALALAADHRPEWDAGYATKLVDRFELDPKAHIGKMSQGQRSALGVILGLASRCPVTIFDESYLGMDAPSRYTFYEELLADYLAHPRTIVLSTHLIEEVSNLFEEVVIIDRGRLLLQDKVEDLRSRGASVIGPADSVDRFTEGLTVLSSRQLGPTRSVTTYGEMDDDRLRLARAAGLEIGPITLQDLFVHLTETERIPV
- a CDS encoding GntR family transcriptional regulator, yielding MFDDRSPIYRQIADQIRTEVLTGALKPDDQVMSTTQYAEFYRINPATAAKAFQQLVDEKVIYKRRGVGMFVSADARERLQAEYRKRFFADVVDPVVTEARNIGIPISDVIARISELAARENGSPGKPKEKNR